A window from Chrysemys picta bellii isolate R12L10 chromosome 20, ASM1138683v2, whole genome shotgun sequence encodes these proteins:
- the LOC101949392 gene encoding LOW QUALITY PROTEIN: CD48 antigen (The sequence of the model RefSeq protein was modified relative to this genomic sequence to represent the inferred CDS: substituted 1 base at 1 genomic stop codon) codes for MLGKMAVAVATFACLVVLSSLQAYEDKEVPRSQVNGTVGGTVYLNPKLSVPKQYKQITWRFNTTQKILIKKWGQSESYPSDYFRNKLHYHENHMLEINQLEKKDSSTYRMEVEDNQSQETNELFRLDVYEPVPKPSVKVTIRVNKDGWCNVTLVCIVDATQVTYRWCKNEKDLVGKNSSTLDQGQLXSESDVSYKCIISNPISNETGFINYRSLCSWDEKNSAVPLSLARKTADSILAFGFLLLVHNWV; via the exons CTTACGAGGACAAAGAGGTGCCACGCAGTCAGGTGAATGGGACTGTCGGTGGCACGGTGTATCTAAACCCCAAACTGTCAGTCCCAAAGCAATACAAGCAGATCACCTGGCGGTTTAACACCACCCAAAAGATCCTGATTAAAAAATGGGGTCAGTCAGAGTCTTACCCCAGTGACTATTTTCGTAATAAACTGCATTACCACGAGAATCACATGCTGGAAATTAACCAGCTGGAGAAGAAAGACAGCAGCACCTACCGGATGGAAGTGGAAGACAACCAAAGCCAGGAGACAAATGAATTATTCCGACTGGACGTGTACG AGCCCGTCCCTAAGCCCAGTGTGAAGGTCACTATCAGGGTCAACAAAGATGGATGGTGCAATGTCACCCTGGTGTGCATTGTGGATGCCACCCAAGTGACCTACCGCTGGTGCAAGAATGAAAAGGATTTAGTGGGCAAAAATAGCAGCACActggaccagggccagctctag TCAGAAAGTGATGTGTCTTACAAATGCATCATCAGCAACCCCATCAGCAATGAGACAGGCTTCATCAATTACAGAAGCCTTTGCTCATGGGATG AGAAAAACTCAGCTGTGCCCTTGTCCCTGGCTCGGAAGACGGCCGATTCCATCCTGGCGTTTGGATTTCTCCTCCTCGTCCATAACTGGGTCTAA